In a single window of the Methylophaga frappieri genome:
- a CDS encoding flagellin codes for MAQIINTNVASLNAQRNLTTSQSSLAVSLERLSSGLRINSAKDDAAGLAISERFTTQIRGLNQAIRNANDGISLSQTAEGALGEIGNNLQRIRELAVQSANATNSASDRAALDQEVQQRLAEIDRIASQTSFNGRKILDGSFGNALFQVGANVGETISLDLNTSIRQADIGAIASATTVDLDTLVAEGTTGVAGSYTTGDLSSLDFSTAAVPFAGGSASTTGGISVTDYQAGAAVTFDVDGIGINLNADYTDLAGVTQEIQDQLDVANAGEYVVTDDGTDITITKTATAANPTDAVVIDNGTGTTEAEFTGATGAAGTAEVVTSNLVFDVDGETVTLDGDYADIDALVTALQTELDGLSGGAGVYTAAAVDADSFSITSVATGANTAVVDNFQTTSITGASGGTQVAGVDDTAALTLTISDLTVQVGDGTAVAVANATYTSIDDLVAAINTSLGGNATASLGDDNVLTITSSETVTIAGGDAGTVFTATSFAAAGSLSTVDVNDVTAANDAIQRIDSALTSVSDLRSTFGAIQNRFESTIANLGSTVENLSASRSRILDADFAAETANLTRAQILQQAGISILSQANALPQTVLGLLG; via the coding sequence ATGGCTCAAATTATTAACACTAACGTTGCCTCACTGAATGCGCAGCGTAATCTGACCACTTCACAATCGTCTCTGGCTGTCTCGTTGGAACGTTTGTCTTCAGGCTTGCGTATTAACAGCGCGAAGGATGACGCGGCAGGTCTGGCTATTTCTGAACGGTTCACTACGCAAATCCGTGGTTTGAATCAGGCGATTCGAAATGCCAACGACGGTATCTCACTGTCACAAACAGCTGAGGGCGCACTGGGCGAAATCGGTAACAACCTGCAACGTATCCGTGAACTGGCGGTGCAATCTGCAAACGCAACCAACTCGGCTTCTGACCGTGCCGCATTGGATCAAGAGGTTCAACAACGTCTGGCGGAAATTGATCGTATCGCCTCGCAAACCTCATTCAACGGTCGTAAAATTCTCGACGGCTCCTTTGGTAATGCGCTTTTCCAAGTCGGTGCCAATGTGGGTGAAACGATTTCTTTAGATTTGAATACCAGTATCCGTCAAGCTGATATTGGCGCGATTGCTTCTGCAACTACGGTGGATTTAGATACTTTGGTTGCTGAAGGAACAACTGGTGTTGCTGGTTCATACACCACTGGTGATTTATCAAGTCTTGATTTCTCGACTGCTGCCGTACCGTTTGCTGGTGGTTCAGCTTCTACTACAGGCGGTATTTCAGTCACTGACTACCAAGCTGGTGCAGCGGTGACGTTTGATGTTGATGGCATTGGTATCAATCTAAATGCTGATTACACAGACCTTGCGGGTGTTACCCAAGAAATCCAAGATCAGTTAGACGTAGCAAATGCTGGTGAGTACGTAGTGACTGATGATGGTACAGACATCACGATCACTAAAACTGCAACAGCAGCCAATCCAACTGATGCCGTTGTTATCGATAATGGTACAGGTACTACCGAAGCGGAGTTCACTGGCGCAACAGGTGCTGCTGGTACGGCTGAAGTCGTAACAAGTAATTTAGTATTTGATGTTGATGGTGAGACAGTTACGTTAGATGGTGATTATGCTGACATCGATGCATTAGTAACCGCCCTTCAAACTGAGTTAGATGGTTTGAGCGGTGGCGCAGGTGTGTACACAGCGGCTGCCGTTGATGCTGATAGCTTCAGTATAACAAGTGTTGCAACTGGTGCTAACACAGCTGTTGTTGATAACTTTCAAACCACCTCTATCACAGGTGCTTCTGGTGGTACTCAGGTAGCTGGTGTTGATGATACTGCTGCTCTGACACTTACTATTAGCGATCTGACGGTTCAAGTTGGTGACGGGACTGCGGTTGCGGTTGCTAATGCGACTTACACTTCTATTGATGATTTGGTTGCGGCAATTAATACGTCATTGGGTGGCAATGCAACAGCAAGCCTTGGTGATGACAATGTGCTGACTATCACCAGCTCAGAAACAGTTACAATCGCTGGTGGTGATGCTGGCACGGTATTTACCGCAACCAGCTTTGCAGCTGCCGGTAGCCTGTCGACGGTTGATGTTAATGATGTGACAGCGGCTAATGATGCTATACAGCGTATTGACTCTGCATTGACTTCAGTCAGTGACCTGCGTAGTACTTTCGGTGCGATTCAAAACCGTTTTGAATCCACGATTGCGAACCTGGGTTCAACCGTTGAAAATCTGTCGGCTTCTCGTAGCCGGATTTTGGATGCGGACTTTGCGGCAGAAACTGCAAACCTGACCCGTGCGCAAATCCTGCAGCAGGCGGGTATCTCCATTCTGTCACAGGCAAATGCTTTGCCTCAGACAGTACTGGGCCTGTTGGGCTAA
- a CDS encoding flagellar protein FlaG, with protein sequence MDINNLSSLPPAGQKTSGDLALKVDNRAAEAGTDVASIQATSQSAQAGGTQSENAAQEVSQAVSQINDYVQNMQRSLQFSVDELSGRNVVTVIDKETEEVIRQIPSEEVLSIARSIASQFDDGLSLFNSQA encoded by the coding sequence ATGGATATTAACAATCTGAGTTCATTGCCCCCTGCTGGTCAAAAGACCAGCGGGGATTTGGCATTGAAAGTTGATAACCGGGCTGCTGAAGCTGGAACAGATGTTGCATCAATACAAGCAACTTCGCAATCAGCGCAGGCGGGTGGCACCCAATCAGAAAATGCGGCACAAGAGGTCTCGCAAGCGGTGTCACAAATTAATGACTATGTTCAGAATATGCAGCGATCACTGCAATTCAGTGTTGATGAACTGAGCGGCAGAAATGTCGTGACGGTTATCGACAAAGAAACAGAAGAAGTGATTCGGCAAATTCCGTCAGAAGAAGTCTTGTCCATTGCAAGATCGATTGCGTCACAATTTGATGATGGGTTGAGTTTGTTCAACTCGCAGGCATAG
- the fliD gene encoding flagellar filament capping protein FliD, which yields MAITAGGIGSGIDVNGLVSQLVSAEGDPVTQRLDNKQASIQQDLSAFGTLKSALSRFQDSVKALQTPDNFLERNATSSDESLFTVSADKDAVRGSYAIEVQQLAQAAKVRSDSFQADEALGTGTLTLSLGSDSFEITIDPENNTLAGIQQAINSATDNPGILASVINLDDGNQRLILTSEKLGETNQITLSASDDNASDGVDLGQLQTLTTINAAQDAQILIDGQQISRDSNTIDDVIDGVTFTLLKADTETVATANIELDNSAVKSRVESFVAAYNTLNTTINNLSSYNADTGAAGALLGDSALRGVQTQLRQTLTSAINGVDISTLAELGVTTNQDNGNLQIDSERLDNAINQNFSAVADLFASENGLAVQLAGVLTRYTSTDGILDLRTNGLRNQLEDIGDSRERLALRLEGLEARYRAQFTAMDTLVAQLQSLSGYLDQQLANLPLSNINRDR from the coding sequence ATGGCAATCACGGCAGGTGGCATTGGTTCAGGCATTGACGTTAACGGATTGGTATCTCAACTGGTTAGCGCAGAAGGCGATCCGGTTACCCAACGCCTGGATAATAAACAAGCATCAATTCAACAGGACTTGTCGGCGTTTGGCACATTGAAATCAGCGTTGTCCCGATTTCAGGATAGTGTCAAAGCATTACAGACGCCGGATAACTTCTTGGAACGCAACGCCACTTCTTCTGATGAGTCTCTGTTTACTGTTAGCGCCGACAAGGATGCGGTGCGCGGTAGTTATGCCATTGAAGTACAACAATTAGCACAAGCTGCTAAGGTGCGCTCTGACAGTTTTCAAGCCGATGAAGCTCTCGGAACGGGAACACTGACGCTGTCTCTTGGCAGTGACAGTTTTGAGATAACAATCGATCCAGAAAATAACACCCTGGCTGGCATACAACAGGCGATAAATTCGGCCACCGATAATCCGGGCATTTTGGCGTCGGTTATAAATCTAGATGATGGTAATCAGCGTTTAATTCTGACCTCCGAAAAGTTGGGTGAGACAAACCAAATTACGCTTTCCGCTAGTGATGACAATGCCAGCGATGGCGTGGATCTTGGTCAATTACAAACTTTGACCACCATTAATGCGGCACAAGATGCTCAGATATTAATTGATGGACAACAGATCAGTCGTGATAGCAACACAATTGATGATGTGATTGATGGTGTGACATTTACGCTGCTCAAGGCGGATACAGAAACGGTTGCCACCGCTAACATCGAACTGGATAACAGCGCAGTTAAGTCGCGCGTTGAAAGTTTTGTGGCCGCCTACAATACGCTCAATACCACGATTAACAATCTGTCTTCTTATAATGCAGATACGGGGGCGGCTGGCGCTTTATTAGGCGATTCCGCATTAAGAGGCGTACAAACGCAACTGCGCCAAACGTTGACCAGTGCCATTAATGGTGTCGACATCAGCACGTTGGCAGAACTGGGCGTGACCACCAATCAGGACAACGGAAATCTGCAGATTGACAGCGAGCGTCTTGATAATGCCATTAATCAGAATTTCAGCGCTGTCGCGGATTTATTTGCTTCTGAAAACGGTTTGGCAGTGCAATTGGCTGGCGTGCTGACACGTTATACCAGTACAGACGGTATTCTGGATTTGCGAACTAATGGCCTGCGAAATCAGCTGGAAGATATCGGTGATTCACGAGAACGACTTGCCTTGCGACTTGAGGGTCTGGAGGCACGTTATCGTGCACAGTTTACGGCGATGGATACCTTGGTCGCCCAGCTGCAAAGTCTGAGTGGCTATCTGGATCAGCAGTTAGCGAACTTGCCGCTTTCGAATATCAATCGGGATCGATAA
- the fliS gene encoding flagellar export chaperone FliS: MNSNVAMQQYRQNHIHGGVETATPHRLVQMLMEGVLEKLLAAKGFMASGQVAKKGEHISWAISIIDSLRACLNTEVGGDVAINLGRLYDYMEARLLEANLKNDATMIDEVASLMIEIKSGWDAIPAEFHGEPGVNR, encoded by the coding sequence ATGAATTCCAATGTTGCAATGCAGCAGTATCGCCAGAATCATATTCATGGTGGCGTCGAAACGGCGACACCGCATCGATTGGTGCAAATGCTGATGGAGGGTGTCCTTGAAAAGCTGCTGGCAGCAAAAGGCTTTATGGCTTCTGGCCAGGTAGCCAAAAAAGGTGAGCATATCAGTTGGGCTATTTCCATTATCGACAGTTTACGCGCCTGCTTGAATACAGAAGTCGGTGGTGACGTCGCCATTAACCTGGGACGCTTGTATGATTATATGGAAGCGCGGTTACTGGAAGCCAATCTCAAAAATGACGCAACGATGATTGATGAAGTCGCGTCGCTGATGATTGAAATCAAATCCGGTTGGGATGCGATTCCTGCTGAATTTCATGGCGAACCGGGCGTCAACCGATAA
- the fliT gene encoding flagellar protein FliT, whose amino-acid sequence MSLTVAQVEQACQLTREQITRAQAADWDALLAAEPARQQLITQLNTDVDNQDIDPSSLGDLRESFEMLQSLNQSLQSLCQQQRSEMAKKVADFNQGNKARQAYEDR is encoded by the coding sequence ATGTCATTAACTGTCGCACAGGTGGAACAAGCCTGTCAGTTAACCCGCGAACAGATAACCAGAGCCCAGGCAGCAGATTGGGATGCCTTGCTGGCGGCAGAGCCAGCTCGTCAACAATTAATAACGCAGCTCAATACTGACGTCGATAACCAAGATATTGATCCGTCATCACTGGGTGACTTGCGTGAAAGTTTTGAAATGCTGCAGTCACTGAATCAGTCGTTGCAATCGCTATGTCAGCAGCAGCGGAGTGAGATGGCAAAAAAAGTCGCAGACTTTAATCAGGGCAATAAAGCGCGTCAGGCATACGAAGATCGTTGA
- a CDS encoding sigma-54 dependent transcriptional regulator, translating to MSSNQVLVIEADANRRETLSTLITFINCHPVLVAHPPEWGAAVDDLDNIAMVIIGDCGSDQQTRELLRLLVNHESRLPVFTLEHEQQAESDFPGIIGALQYPVKYPQLSNALQQATVYRGQQEKADRAHLNFRLLVGNSLAMKQVQRMIDQVSDSEANVLILGESGTGKEVVARNLHYFSSRRDKPFVPVNCGAIPGELLESELFGHEKGAFTGAITARKGRFELAEGGTLFLDEIGDMPMPMQVKLLRVLQERTFERVGSTKTQQANVRVIAATHRNLERHIADGLFREDLFYRLNVFPIEMPALRERPEDIPLLVYEIIQRIEHENRGSVRLTTAAMAALCRYNWPGNVRELANVIERLVILYPYDLVDFDQLPEKYRIAGEALPAHVSAVIAARPEPALARQVNKEPASTEVEAEVTTLSSPAIANALPEEGLDLKEHLAQLEFFLIRQALDDAAGVVAHAAQRLKMRRTTLVEKMRKHGIQREGE from the coding sequence ATGAGCAGTAATCAAGTGCTGGTTATCGAAGCCGACGCCAATCGTCGCGAGACCTTATCGACGCTAATCACATTTATTAACTGTCATCCGGTTCTGGTCGCGCATCCACCGGAATGGGGAGCCGCAGTCGATGACCTGGATAATATTGCCATGGTTATTATCGGGGATTGTGGTAGTGACCAACAGACAAGAGAATTACTTCGCTTGCTGGTCAATCATGAGTCCCGGCTACCGGTATTTACCCTCGAACACGAACAACAAGCAGAGTCTGATTTCCCTGGCATCATTGGCGCTTTGCAATATCCAGTCAAATATCCCCAACTTAGCAATGCCTTGCAACAGGCGACGGTATATCGTGGGCAACAGGAGAAAGCAGATCGCGCGCACCTGAATTTTCGTTTGCTGGTGGGTAACAGCCTGGCAATGAAACAGGTGCAACGGATGATAGATCAGGTGTCCGATTCAGAAGCAAATGTTTTGATTCTGGGTGAATCCGGCACAGGGAAAGAGGTCGTTGCGCGTAACTTGCATTATTTTTCTTCTCGCCGTGATAAACCTTTTGTGCCAGTGAATTGTGGTGCGATTCCGGGCGAGTTGTTGGAGAGTGAGCTTTTCGGTCACGAAAAAGGCGCTTTTACGGGAGCGATTACGGCGCGCAAAGGTCGATTTGAACTGGCTGAGGGCGGCACTTTGTTTCTGGATGAAATTGGCGATATGCCGATGCCGATGCAGGTGAAATTGTTGCGTGTCCTCCAGGAAAGAACGTTTGAACGCGTGGGTAGTACCAAAACACAACAAGCAAATGTCCGGGTGATCGCCGCCACACATCGTAATCTTGAAAGGCATATTGCAGATGGCTTGTTCCGTGAAGATTTGTTTTATCGGCTGAATGTGTTTCCGATTGAAATGCCAGCATTACGCGAGCGCCCGGAGGATATTCCGTTGCTCGTTTATGAAATCATCCAGCGTATCGAACACGAAAATCGAGGCTCAGTCAGATTAACGACCGCCGCCATGGCCGCACTATGCCGCTATAACTGGCCAGGCAATGTCAGGGAATTGGCCAATGTGATCGAAAGGCTAGTGATTTTATACCCGTACGATCTGGTTGATTTTGACCAATTACCGGAAAAATATCGAATTGCAGGTGAGGCCTTGCCAGCGCATGTCAGCGCAGTGATAGCAGCCCGTCCGGAACCGGCATTGGCTAGACAAGTCAACAAAGAGCCTGCTTCGACTGAGGTGGAAGCCGAGGTGACAACCCTATCTTCCCCAGCGATCGCGAATGCATTACCGGAAGAGGGGCTGGACCTCAAAGAACATTTGGCACAATTGGAATTTTTCTTGATCCGGCAAGCGCTGGATGATGCGGCCGGCGTCGTGGCACACGCGGCACAACGACTCAAAATGCGGCGTACAACACTGGTTGAGAAAATGCGTAAACATGGTATCCAGCGTGAAGGTGAATAA
- a CDS encoding sensor histidine kinase: MRANWTEPYPPYRKETTLTVVETDDSRSASRMSRLLTVLPAGVIVLDAAGRIQEYNPAAIDLLGKPLQYEPWITVINRAFQPRPDDGHDVSLRDGRRVHISTNPLEGEPGQIVLLQEVTETRRLQSKVSHLQRLSAMGEMAARLAHQIRTPLSSAMLYLSPLLKAESGSTQQRYAQRLHDSLSHMEQLVRNMLAFSRGDMAAPAPVSVAELLEETARQFQNNMATDHYQLQLNNQVNDGYVFGSQTALSSALLNLLNNAREACGAAGQIILSAELIRDEAEQYCIEISVEDNGVGIAEADYEKILQPFYTTRSAGTGLGLAVVQSIAKAHKGILWLDSELGEGSTFSLRLPVYQAVQSSRESVCQGAAV; this comes from the coding sequence ATGCGTGCCAACTGGACTGAGCCTTACCCGCCTTATCGAAAAGAGACGACCTTGACGGTTGTCGAGACCGATGACAGTCGTTCTGCCAGCCGAATGAGCCGATTGCTAACCGTGTTACCGGCAGGTGTAATTGTTCTTGATGCTGCAGGTCGAATTCAGGAATACAATCCGGCAGCGATTGATTTGCTGGGTAAGCCATTGCAATACGAACCTTGGATCACGGTAATTAACCGAGCATTTCAACCTAGACCAGATGATGGTCACGATGTGTCTTTGCGTGATGGTCGCCGCGTCCATATTTCAACCAATCCGCTCGAAGGTGAACCGGGACAGATCGTGTTACTTCAAGAGGTGACCGAAACGCGTCGTCTGCAGAGCAAGGTCTCACATCTGCAACGGTTATCTGCCATGGGTGAAATGGCGGCACGGTTAGCCCATCAGATCCGTACTCCTTTATCATCGGCCATGTTGTATCTGTCGCCGTTATTGAAAGCAGAATCAGGTAGCACACAACAACGCTATGCGCAGCGCCTGCATGACAGTCTCAGCCATATGGAGCAGCTGGTTAGAAATATGCTGGCCTTTTCGCGTGGCGATATGGCCGCGCCAGCGCCTGTTTCGGTTGCAGAGTTACTCGAAGAAACAGCACGCCAGTTTCAAAATAATATGGCTACGGATCACTATCAGTTACAACTGAATAATCAAGTGAACGATGGCTATGTTTTTGGGAGTCAAACGGCGCTGTCCAGTGCCCTGTTAAATTTATTGAATAATGCGCGTGAGGCGTGTGGTGCAGCAGGCCAGATTATCCTTAGCGCCGAGTTGATTCGGGATGAGGCTGAGCAATATTGTATTGAAATCAGTGTCGAGGACAATGGGGTCGGTATAGCTGAAGCCGATTATGAAAAAATCCTGCAGCCCTTTTATACCACTCGGTCGGCTGGTACGGGGCTGGGGCTGGCGGTGGTGCAATCGATTGCCAAGGCACATAAAGGCATATTGTGGCTGGATAGTGAACTGGGCGAGGGCAGTACCTTTAGCCTACGTTTGCCGGTTTATCAAGCGGTTCAATCATCTCGCGAATCTGTTTGCCAAGGAGCGGCCGTATGA
- a CDS encoding sigma-54-dependent transcriptional regulator translates to MTQSKIIVVEDDASLRLAVCDTLEMAGYQVIAMEEGQKALEQLRVDGVGLLLSDLQMQPMDGHTLLKKARKLQPALPVVLMTAYGTVKSAVDAMQDGACDYLMKPFDADELLARVARYIRTVPATNEVVAEAPSSRHLLGLAERVAASDATVLLNGESGTGKEVLARYIHRHSPRHDAPFVAINCAAIPESMLEATLFGYEKGAFTGASQAYAGKFEQAHQGTLLLDEISEMDLSLQAKLLRVLQEREVERLGGRKVIPLNVRVIATTNRTLNEEVQAGRFREDLFYRLNVFPLQLLPLRERREDILPLANQLLNRHCQQQQTPLPQLGEEAQQRLLSHDWPGNVRELDNVMQRSLILQQGNLITAQDLAFQAMSQKMTVLPDVSMPTAALAEDNIEGDLRHHEQRHILETLARYQGSRRKAAKDLGISERTLRYKISRFREQGIAIPGKAGK, encoded by the coding sequence ATGACTCAATCAAAAATAATTGTTGTCGAAGATGATGCTTCGTTACGGCTCGCTGTTTGCGATACGCTGGAGATGGCTGGTTATCAGGTAATTGCTATGGAGGAAGGACAAAAAGCACTGGAGCAACTTCGCGTTGATGGCGTGGGGCTATTGCTCAGTGATTTGCAAATGCAGCCCATGGATGGTCACACGTTGCTAAAAAAAGCACGCAAACTGCAGCCGGCATTACCCGTGGTGTTGATGACCGCTTACGGTACGGTAAAAAGCGCCGTTGATGCGATGCAGGACGGGGCTTGTGATTATTTGATGAAGCCTTTTGATGCCGATGAGCTGCTTGCTCGGGTTGCGCGCTATATTCGTACAGTTCCAGCCACGAATGAGGTTGTTGCCGAGGCACCAAGTTCACGACATTTGCTTGGACTTGCTGAACGTGTCGCTGCCAGCGATGCCACGGTTTTGCTGAATGGTGAAAGTGGCACAGGCAAGGAAGTGCTTGCCCGTTATATTCACCGCCATTCCCCGCGTCATGATGCACCTTTTGTGGCAATTAACTGTGCGGCAATCCCAGAGTCAATGCTGGAAGCCACTCTGTTCGGCTATGAAAAAGGGGCGTTTACTGGTGCCAGCCAGGCCTATGCAGGCAAGTTTGAGCAAGCACATCAAGGCACCTTGTTGCTGGACGAAATTTCTGAAATGGATTTATCGTTGCAGGCCAAGTTGCTGCGTGTTTTACAGGAGCGTGAAGTCGAACGTCTTGGTGGCAGGAAGGTAATTCCGTTAAATGTACGCGTCATTGCCACCACCAACCGAACCTTAAATGAAGAAGTACAGGCAGGTCGGTTTCGTGAGGACTTATTCTATCGGCTTAATGTATTCCCCCTGCAATTATTACCGTTGCGTGAACGGCGTGAAGATATTCTACCGTTGGCGAATCAATTGCTGAACCGGCATTGCCAACAACAGCAAACACCTTTGCCGCAACTGGGTGAAGAAGCACAACAACGTTTGCTCAGCCACGATTGGCCGGGCAATGTGCGTGAGCTGGATAATGTCATGCAGCGTAGTTTGATACTACAACAAGGCAACCTGATCACGGCGCAGGATTTAGCATTTCAGGCAATGAGTCAGAAAATGACGGTGTTGCCGGATGTCAGCATGCCGACAGCCGCGCTGGCGGAAGATAATATTGAAGGTGATTTACGCCACCATGAACAGCGCCATATTTTGGAAACATTGGCGCGCTATCAAGGTAGCCGGCGTAAAGCAGCCAAGGATTTAGGGATTAGTGAGCGCACACTGCGTTACAAAATATCCCGGTTTCGTGAGCAAGGTATTGCCATTCCGGGTAAAGCTGGCAAGTAA
- the fliE gene encoding flagellar hook-basal body complex protein FliE, translating to MINAIDPNQLLTQLRAMQAQASPEQVRPQQDSAPSERLDFGDVMKQAVNQVNSLQQSSSALKTGFEMGDPGIELSDVMIASEKAGVAFEATVQVRNKLIEAYQEVMRMSI from the coding sequence ATGATTAATGCGATTGATCCCAACCAGCTACTGACCCAGTTACGTGCCATGCAAGCGCAGGCGAGTCCTGAACAGGTTCGCCCACAACAAGATTCAGCGCCGTCTGAGCGCCTTGATTTTGGTGATGTCATGAAGCAGGCAGTCAATCAGGTAAATAGCTTGCAACAAAGCTCATCGGCATTAAAAACCGGATTTGAGATGGGTGATCCGGGGATTGAACTCAGTGATGTCATGATTGCATCGGAAAAAGCGGGTGTCGCTTTCGAAGCGACAGTACAGGTGCGAAACAAATTGATTGAGGCGTATCAGGAAGTCATGCGCATGTCGATTTAA
- the fliF gene encoding flagellar basal-body MS-ring/collar protein FliF — protein MENAPVTTASRSTNTPLAVMQSNMAQQPIVKQILFLVAIAASIAVGGYVLMWSQTPSYQVLFSGMAAQESAELVETLNQMGVDYKLDQNSGALLVPASEVQSLRLKLAAEGLPRSSAQGMEMLNQEQGFGTSQFIEQARYQRAMEQELARSVSEIQNVRSARVHLAIPKQSVFVRDRRPPTASVVVNLFAGRSLDQGHINAISHMVASSVPNMNNSDVTVVDQRGNLLSQPERDSNVALSDSQLDYTQKLEQHYIRRIEAILAPMVGLDGVRAQVAADVDFTLTEQTAESYNPDIAAIRSEQLTEEERVGSAGAIGVPGALTNQPPGGAIAPEQTAQANEDDETTTQTVVPGASTSRTIRNYELDRRISHSRMAPGAIRKLSIAVLIDEPVNAQGDPQPLPALQLTRISALVQDAVGFSEARGDSLNIVSAPFKAPVEAEPLPEIPLWEQAWFWTVAKQVLGALVVLFLIFGVIRPAFRDISKAPAKSQTDAVDDDTESARKAVAAGAGDEEIAKLAGGSEKVEAQLDNVRSLVQQDPALVAQVVKNWTASDA, from the coding sequence ATGGAAAATGCGCCGGTAACCACTGCGTCACGTTCGACCAATACCCCTTTGGCAGTCATGCAGAGCAATATGGCGCAGCAGCCAATCGTGAAGCAAATCCTGTTTCTGGTGGCTATCGCTGCCAGTATTGCGGTCGGGGGCTATGTACTGATGTGGTCACAAACGCCGTCTTATCAAGTCTTGTTTTCGGGGATGGCAGCACAGGAATCTGCCGAACTGGTTGAAACATTGAATCAGATGGGCGTTGATTACAAACTGGACCAGAATAGCGGCGCACTGCTAGTACCGGCATCGGAAGTTCAAAGCCTACGCCTGAAACTGGCAGCAGAAGGCTTACCCCGCAGCTCAGCGCAGGGCATGGAAATGCTTAATCAGGAACAAGGATTCGGTACCAGTCAATTTATAGAACAGGCTCGCTATCAACGTGCCATGGAGCAGGAGTTGGCGCGCTCCGTCAGCGAAATCCAAAATGTCCGCTCGGCGCGGGTTCACCTTGCCATTCCCAAGCAGTCAGTATTTGTTCGAGATCGTCGTCCACCAACAGCCTCCGTTGTGGTGAATTTGTTTGCTGGACGTAGTCTGGATCAAGGGCATATCAACGCAATCAGTCACATGGTTGCCTCCAGCGTGCCTAACATGAATAACAGCGATGTCACCGTGGTGGATCAGCGCGGTAATCTGCTTAGCCAGCCTGAACGTGATAGCAATGTCGCACTCAGTGATAGTCAACTCGACTATACCCAGAAATTGGAGCAACACTATATTCGACGTATCGAGGCTATTCTTGCACCAATGGTCGGTCTTGATGGCGTGCGGGCTCAGGTTGCTGCTGATGTTGATTTTACCCTGACAGAGCAAACGGCCGAAAGCTACAACCCCGATATTGCAGCAATTCGCAGTGAGCAATTAACCGAAGAAGAGCGGGTTGGCAGTGCGGGCGCAATTGGTGTGCCCGGCGCGCTGACTAATCAACCGCCTGGTGGTGCCATTGCTCCCGAGCAAACAGCACAAGCAAACGAGGATGACGAAACGACAACGCAAACAGTGGTGCCCGGCGCCAGTACCTCACGAACAATTCGTAATTATGAGTTGGATCGTCGTATTAGTCATAGCCGCATGGCGCCAGGTGCTATTCGAAAACTCAGTATTGCCGTTCTGATTGATGAGCCCGTCAATGCACAAGGCGATCCCCAGCCATTACCGGCGTTACAATTGACCCGAATCTCGGCTTTGGTTCAGGATGCCGTTGGCTTTAGTGAGGCACGTGGCGATAGCCTCAATATTGTCAGTGCGCCGTTTAAAGCGCCGGTTGAGGCAGAGCCTTTACCTGAAATCCCACTTTGGGAGCAGGCTTGGTTCTGGACCGTGGCAAAACAAGTTTTAGGTGCGCTGGTGGTGTTGTTTTTGATATTCGGTGTGATACGGCCTGCATTTAGAGATATCAGCAAAGCGCCGGCGAAAAGCCAAACCGATGCGGTTGACGACGATACCGAGTCAGCGCGTAAAGCGGTGGCTGCTGGTGCTGGCGATGAAGAGATTGCTAAACTGGCTGGGGGTTCTGAAAAAGTGGAGGCGCAATTGGATAATGTCCGCAGTCTGGTTCAACAGGATCCGGCATTGGTTGCGCAAGTCGTTAAAAACTGGACAGCGAGTGATGCCTGA